Part of the Verrucomicrobiota bacterium genome is shown below.
ACACTTCCAGAGTCGTGACCAGCAAATCCACGCGCCCGTCGCCATCCAGGTCATCTGCGACAACGTTGCGTGAATCCTGTTCCATCGCGATTCCCCACAAGTGGCCGATTTCAACGAACAATTCCCCCCGTTGATTCAGGTAAAGCCGGTTCTTCTCATAGCCGGCGTAGGACCAACCTCGGCCCCGCGTCCGTGCGAACTTGCTCGTGAAATAGGCCGTCGCCGCCGCGTCATCGACCGAATCGTCCACGTAAATGTCGTGCAGCCAAAACTCCGGCTCGTAGTCGCGCACCGTCTGCTTCGATTCGTGGCCGTTGGCGACATAAACGTCGGGGAATCCGTCGTTATCGAAATCAAAAGCACTGCACCCCCACGACCACCCCGATCGGGCGATAGACTCGCTCAACGGCGTTTGAACAAACCCGGATTCAGCGCGCGCCAGAAAGAGCCGGTTCCCGAACGTCATCCGACTGCGCATCGTTGTGTCTTCGACGGCGCCGGGCCGCGCGAGTCCCAAATGCTCCAGCCGATCGACCGTCGGCGAGTTCATCCCGATCATCAGAAGATCGAGCCGCCCGTCCGCGTTGAAATCCGCGAGCGCGTGCGCCATGCCGAACGCGTGCGAGTCCTCAACCCACTCCGGCGTGACGTCGGTGAAATGGCCGCGCCCGTCATTCCGATACAGATCGACGCCCGCGAAATCGCTCGCCACCACCAGGTCGAGGCGGCCGTCATCATTGAGATCGGCGAAGGACGCGCTGAAGACACGCCGGAATCGTTTGTGCTCCAATCCCGAAGCCGCCGTCGCGTCGGTGAAATTGCCGCGGCCATCATTCAGCAAGAGATAAGCGGGATGCCCATCGTTGGCATCGTGAAAGTTTGGCCTCAAAACCTGGCCGAGCGTAGGAATCTTGTATTGGCCGAGGAACAAATCGAGATCGCCGTCTTGATCGATGTCTCCGCACGTCAACACCGAGGCATTTTGCAAGCGCGGATTGGCCATCCACACCAGGCGCCCGGCGGCATTGAACGCGCCCCGCTCCGAGCCTTTGAAGAAAATCAAGCCTTCCGGCTTTGCGCAGAGAAAATCCGCCGTGCCATCGCCATCGCTGTCCGCAATGACCGCCGTGAAAATCAAGCCGGGCGGAATCCGGCACAACGGCTCCGGTTCGTAGCGATCCTTCCCGCGCCGGCGATAGACCAGATTTTTTGCTGCCAGGACAATTTCCGAAAGACCGTCTTCGTCGAGATCGTAGAGGATCAGCGGGTCAATCGTGGCTGACTTCTCCGGCGGGGCGATGGTTTCCTGGAGGATCATCCGAAAAGGCGGCTCACCAGCTCTCGTCTTGAGCGTCAGACGGCTGGCGTCGATCTGTTTGACGAGCGCGGAATGCGGCGCGCGGAGTGCGGAATGGGAAGCGGGCAGATCCTCCGTCTGGAGGCTGCCGCGGCCAGACACACTCGCAGGGGCCGGGGTGGCCGCCCATTCTACGATCAAATCGCCCTCCACCGCGGCTCGCTCCGAACGCGCTGATCGTGTCAGATGCGCCGAGAAATAGAATCGACTTTGTCGCGGCAGACCGGCTTCGTCCGTGTCGAAACGGGTGTGGCGAAATTCCGTTTGTTCGAGGCGCCAGCCGGCGCGCGCGAACTCCTCGACAAATCGCCGCCATTCTTCGGTTGTGAGCGAACGCCCGGTTGCGAGCGGATTTCGCAGTTTGATCCCGTGCGGCAGGTCTTGCGTCCGGCTCCAATCGCCCAGCACGATTTCGCTCACGGGGAAATCGGCGGCCAGCTTGAGTTTGTTCGTCGCCGCATTGAGCGAATCCCACAGCCCTTCGAAAGTCCGGCCGCATTCCTGGGCGAGCAATTCTTTGCCCCAAACGGATTCTGCAACTTCGCGTTCCCTGGCTTCGAAAGCCGCAAGCTTGGCCGTAATTTCCCGAATGGGCCGATCACTGGGATTTGCGGACTCATCTGAGCTTGGAGATTCGTGCGAAAACCAAATGGCAAACACAGCGACGCCAATAGACAAAAGCACGAGCCAGGCGGCAAAAGATCGCTTTGAGAGCTCGTTCACTCAAAAATTTGAAGGGCCGCTTTGAAGGCAACCCCTCAGGCAAGGACGGTGGAGCAAGGCTGCTTCGACGTCAAGATACGCTGCCGGCTGACTAAAGGCTGATCTCCCCAAAAATGACCTTCAATATGTCTTGCAGGCTGACGACCCCCATCTCGCGCTGGTCGGGCCCCAGCACGATCGCCAGCCGTTGGCCGCTGCGCTGCATCCGCCGCAGCGCTTCGTCGAGCCGGAGCTCGTCCCGGAGATAAAGCGCCGGCGTCACGTACGCGCCCGCGGACTTCTCCGGGTCAAAACTCGGCGAATAAAGGAAACTGCGCAGATTGGCCACGCCCACGATCCGGCGAACGCTTCCGTCCGTTTGCCAGACGGGCAGGCGCGTCAGATGGTGTTCCTGGCAAAGTTTGAGCAACTCCCGAGCCGGAGCGGACTGGGCAACTCCAATCACTTTTGGGAGCGGCACCGCGATCGAGCGCACCGGAAGATTCTGCAGGTCCAGGACGCGGGCAATCATGCCCCGTTCTTCGGTCGTGAGACCGGCGGCCGATTCCTGCGTCATCATCCGCAGTTCGCTCCGGCTGCCGAACAAATGGCCCTTGAAACTCGCGGCTCCAGTCCAGCGCATCAATCGGTTCGAAAACCAGGCGAGCAGCGAAACCAGCGGCGACAGGCTCAAGTGCATGAACCGGAATGGCACGGCCAGCGCCAGGCAAAGCCGCGTCGGGAAAAGCTGGAACAGCATCTTGGGCAGCAGATCACACAGCGCGTAAAAGGAGAATGCGATCAACAGGAAGGCCGCCAGAAACAAGGCCGGTTGCTTGCTCAAGGCGTCGAACAGCGCGGCCACGATGATGCTGAAAGCCAGAAACGTCGTGAGCGTGTTGCCGATGAGAATCGTCCAGAGAAAATTCTCCGAGTTTTCCAGATAGCCGTGCAGCAGCGCCGCGCGATGGTTGCCGGCCCGCATCTGCTGGCGAATCCGCAGGCGGCTGAGCGCAAACACTCCCGCCTCCATTCCGGAAAACAAAAAGGACAAGGCCACGCACAACCCGACAAACAAGTAGAATGTCCAGTCCAGGTTCACGCCTTCTTCGTCGCCTCCACCAGCAATTCCCGCACGCGCCGCTCGTCCGCGGCCTGGGCCGTGAGGCGCAAACCGGAAAACAGCGCGGTTTCGCCCTGGGCCGGGACCACGCCCAGCAACGCGGTGAGCAACCCGCCCATCGTGTCCACCTCCGGCAATTCCTCCAGCGCCGGAAATTCGCGGCGGAAATCGTCCACCCGCATCGTGCCGTGAACGCGCCAGCGGCCTTCTCCCAGCTTCTCCATGATGAAGCCCTGGGCTTCGCCTTCGCCGTGCAGTTCGCCGACGACTTCTTCCAGAATATCCTCCATCGTTACCAACCCGGCCGTGCCGCCGAATTCATCCAGCACAATCGCCAGGCCGCGCTGCTGGCGCTGCAAGCTCTTGAACAACTGCAGCAAGTTCATCGTCTCCGGCACAAACGACGGCAGCTCGATGGCCTCCGCCAGGTCGATGTGCGGATCGAGCAGCAGCGTGCGCGTGTTCAGGATGCCGACAATCGTGTCCGGCGTTTCGTCGAAAAGCGGCAGGCGCCGGTGCTTGAATTTGCGCGCCGCCGCGATCATATCCTCGATGGAGAGATCGTCCGAGATGCAGGCCATTTGCGCGCGCGGTTTCATCACGTCCTTGGCCGTGCGCTGGTCCAGGCTGATGATTTGCAGGATGATCTCTTTCTCCGCTTTGCGCAGCGCGCCTTGCTGGTAGGCCATCTCGATCAACTCCTGATACTCCGCCTCCGTCATGGCGCTGCGCGGCTTGACCGACTCCGGAACGATGGCGCGAAGAATCAGCGTGTTCATCGAAAGCGCCACGCGCCGGAGCGGTTTCGACACCGTCAGCAAAAACGCCACCGGTTTCACCAGACGCAAGGCCCACGCTTCCGGATCGCGGACCGCCAGCGTCTTGGGAATCACCTCGCACGGCACGAGAATCACCAGCAGCGCGCCCGCGATCGTCCAGCCGATCTGCCAACTCCCTTCCAGACCGAGCCACAACGCCGTCCCGACCAAACCGGCGTTCGCGAAAGTATTGCCGAGCACGATGGTCGCGAGCAAATCTTGAGGCTCGTTGAGGAGGCGGACGACCTGGTTTCCCAACGCCGGTGATCGCTCGGCCATCTCCTGGGCGCGCCATTTGCCAAGCGAGAACAGCGCCGATTCCGCCACGGCGAAGAAAGCGCTTGCGGCCGCAAAGACAGCCATTCCGGTGATCGCCATGATCGGCAAATCCGCCATGTGCCGCGAGTATCCGAAAAAGCCGGCTGCCGCAAAAGACAAAAACGCGTGTCTTAGGGTTGCCAACCTGTAAGGCTCCCATATTGTCGGCGAACCGTACGCCGCGTATTGAGAGGCGGACGAGGCGACCCCTCAGTTAACAACGGTGAGGCGACGCTCCTGCGGAGCTTTTCTTCGATGGCATTGGCTCGGCAGGAGCCTCGCTCCACCTTAGCCGAGGGGATACCGGACGAGATCGTTTTCCCGTGACGAGCAATCCTCAGAACCAGCAAAAGTCCGAGCGCGCTCCGCTCCGCCGGCTCGATATCTTGCTGGCGACGCTCACGGGGCCGGTGTCTTCCACGGCTTTTTACGAAAAGGCCTTGCGCAAACGGCACCGCGTCGTGACGTTCGGTCCGTACCGTGACGCCAAGTTTTGGAAGGACTGGGGCGAAGGATTGAAGGGCCACGCCTTTTACAGAGCGGGATCGGCCGAACACTGGGAGGACGTATGCACGCGGCTCGCCAAACCCTGCGACATCGTCACGCAGCCGGGCATGGTCGATCTGCGCGAATTGAAGAAACAGTTGCCCAAGGATTTTCAGCCCGAGGTTTTCATCTGGATGGATACGCACGAGTGGAACTTGCCCTTCTACATGGAGGCGCTGAATTGTCCGAGTGTCGCCGTGTTTGGCGACACGCATCTGCACATGCTCGGCAACTGGGACGTGTGGCTGTCGTACGCCAAAGTGTTCGATTTTGTGTTTGTGACTTTCAACAAACCGCACGTCCGGCATTTTGTCGAAGCCGGATGCCGCCGTGTGTTCTGGTCGCCAGCCGCGTGTGACGCCGAGGCTCACGGCAAGATTCCATCCGATAAGATTTACCCGGTGAGTTTCGTCGGCGGCACGTCCACGCTCCACACGGATCGAGTCGAACTCTTGCGCTTTCTTCTCCAGCAGGGGATTGACCTGCACGTCGATTCCAGAGTGCTTCAGGACATGGCGCTGATTTTCAGCCGCTCGAAAATTGTTTTGAACACCACGATTGCGGACGACCTGAACATGCGCGTGTTTGAAGCGCTGGCTTCCGGCAGCCTCGTGTTGACGAATCGCCTGAGCCGCGAATCGGGGTTGGAAGAACTCTTCGTGGATCGAAAGCACCTCGTCCTGTACGACCGGGACAACGTGTTGGAACTGATTCGTTACTATCTGAGCCACGACGAAGAAAGAGGACGCATCGCCGCCGCCGGCTATGCCGAGGCGCTCGGCAAGCACACTTATGAACACCGGGTGGAACAAATCCTCGAAACAGTGTGGCAGCACCTTTGAACCAATGAGCGCGTCCGGTTTGCCAGAACTCCGCGCCGGGACGTTGTATCTCGTGGCCACGCCGATTGGCAATCTGGAGGACATCACCCTCCGGGCGCTGCGCACGTTGAAAGAGTGCGCCGTGGTCGCGGCCGAGGACACTCGGCGCACGGCCCAGTTGCTGAAACATTATGAGATCTCCAAACCGCTCCTCAGCTACTTCAAGTTCAATGAAGCCAAGCGCAGCGAGGAAATCATCGAACGGCTGCGGCGCGGAGAAAAGGTGGCGTTGGTGACGGACGCTGGGAGCCCCGGCATCAGCGACCCCGGCGGACGCGTCGTCCGCGCCGCCGTGGAGGCGGGCCTTCGAGTCGAAGCTGTGCCCGGCCCGTGCGCGCTCGTTGCGGCCCTGACCGCAAGTGGTTTGCCGACGGATGAGTTTCATTTCATTGGCTTTCTCCCGCACAAGTCCGGCCAGCGGAGGAAGACGTTGGAACGGCTGAAGGATTTGAGCGCGACTCTCGTTTTGTATGAGTCTCCGCATCGGATCGGGAAGTTGCTGGCGGAATTAGCGGAAATTTTTCCGGATCGTCCGGTGGTTCTGGCGAGAGAGCTGACGAAGAAATTCGAGGAGTACCTTCGCGGTTCACCGGCGGAACTTCTGGCGGTTGCCCAGGCGCGTTCTCTCAAGGGCGAATTCGTGGTTTTGATTGGACCTGCCAACCCGGATTCGCCGGCGCAAAGCATCGCGTGAGTCGATGGCATTTCCTTCGTTTTCTTCGTTCCCTTTTGTAAAGGCTGCGAAGCCACTTTTTCGCAGCCAGGTCTCCGAAGAAAGTAATGTTCCGCAATCATCCTCATTGCGCACAGGCCGCGGTTAATCTTGCCCACCCATTTAACGATTTGACCTTGTAACGCTGTAACGATTCGGCTGCGGCTTTGCCG
Proteins encoded:
- a CDS encoding CRTAC1 family protein, with the translated sequence MNELSKRSFAAWLVLLSIGVAVFAIWFSHESPSSDESANPSDRPIREITAKLAAFEAREREVAESVWGKELLAQECGRTFEGLWDSLNAATNKLKLAADFPVSEIVLGDWSRTQDLPHGIKLRNPLATGRSLTTEEWRRFVEEFARAGWRLEQTEFRHTRFDTDEAGLPRQSRFYFSAHLTRSARSERAAVEGDLIVEWAATPAPASVSGRGSLQTEDLPASHSALRAPHSALVKQIDASRLTLKTRAGEPPFRMILQETIAPPEKSATIDPLILYDLDEDGLSEIVLAAKNLVYRRRGKDRYEPEPLCRIPPGLIFTAVIADSDGDGTADFLCAKPEGLIFFKGSERGAFNAAGRLVWMANPRLQNASVLTCGDIDQDGDLDLFLGQYKIPTLGQVLRPNFHDANDGHPAYLLLNDGRGNFTDATAASGLEHKRFRRVFSASFADLNDDGRLDLVVASDFAGVDLYRNDGRGHFTDVTPEWVEDSHAFGMAHALADFNADGRLDLLMIGMNSPTVDRLEHLGLARPGAVEDTTMRSRMTFGNRLFLARAESGFVQTPLSESIARSGWSWGCSAFDFDNDGFPDVYVANGHESKQTVRDYEPEFWLHDIYVDDSVDDAAATAYFTSKFARTRGRGWSYAGYEKNRLYLNQRGELFVEIGHLWGIAMEQDSRNVVADDLDGDGRVDLLVTTLEVWPVARQTLRVFKNMLENGGNWIGFHFREEAGKTLVGARVTLHYNGREVTRQIVTGDSYRSQHANTVHFGLGTLDRVVRAEIRWPGGKMISLDEPPVNRYHSIPAPK
- a CDS encoding DUF21 domain-containing protein, producing the protein MNLDWTFYLFVGLCVALSFLFSGMEAGVFALSRLRIRQQMRAGNHRAALLHGYLENSENFLWTILIGNTLTTFLAFSIIVAALFDALSKQPALFLAAFLLIAFSFYALCDLLPKMLFQLFPTRLCLALAVPFRFMHLSLSPLVSLLAWFSNRLMRWTGAASFKGHLFGSRSELRMMTQESAAGLTTEERGMIARVLDLQNLPVRSIAVPLPKVIGVAQSAPARELLKLCQEHHLTRLPVWQTDGSVRRIVGVANLRSFLYSPSFDPEKSAGAYVTPALYLRDELRLDEALRRMQRSGQRLAIVLGPDQREMGVVSLQDILKVIFGEISL
- a CDS encoding HlyC/CorC family transporter, yielding MADLPIMAITGMAVFAAASAFFAVAESALFSLGKWRAQEMAERSPALGNQVVRLLNEPQDLLATIVLGNTFANAGLVGTALWLGLEGSWQIGWTIAGALLVILVPCEVIPKTLAVRDPEAWALRLVKPVAFLLTVSKPLRRVALSMNTLILRAIVPESVKPRSAMTEAEYQELIEMAYQQGALRKAEKEIILQIISLDQRTAKDVMKPRAQMACISDDLSIEDMIAAARKFKHRRLPLFDETPDTIVGILNTRTLLLDPHIDLAEAIELPSFVPETMNLLQLFKSLQRQQRGLAIVLDEFGGTAGLVTMEDILEEVVGELHGEGEAQGFIMEKLGEGRWRVHGTMRVDDFRREFPALEELPEVDTMGGLLTALLGVVPAQGETALFSGLRLTAQAADERRVRELLVEATKKA
- a CDS encoding glycosyltransferase, encoding MTSNPQNQQKSERAPLRRLDILLATLTGPVSSTAFYEKALRKRHRVVTFGPYRDAKFWKDWGEGLKGHAFYRAGSAEHWEDVCTRLAKPCDIVTQPGMVDLRELKKQLPKDFQPEVFIWMDTHEWNLPFYMEALNCPSVAVFGDTHLHMLGNWDVWLSYAKVFDFVFVTFNKPHVRHFVEAGCRRVFWSPAACDAEAHGKIPSDKIYPVSFVGGTSTLHTDRVELLRFLLQQGIDLHVDSRVLQDMALIFSRSKIVLNTTIADDLNMRVFEALASGSLVLTNRLSRESGLEELFVDRKHLVLYDRDNVLELIRYYLSHDEERGRIAAAGYAEALGKHTYEHRVEQILETVWQHL
- the rsmI gene encoding 16S rRNA (cytidine(1402)-2'-O)-methyltransferase, which produces MSASGLPELRAGTLYLVATPIGNLEDITLRALRTLKECAVVAAEDTRRTAQLLKHYEISKPLLSYFKFNEAKRSEEIIERLRRGEKVALVTDAGSPGISDPGGRVVRAAVEAGLRVEAVPGPCALVAALTASGLPTDEFHFIGFLPHKSGQRRKTLERLKDLSATLVLYESPHRIGKLLAELAEIFPDRPVVLARELTKKFEEYLRGSPAELLAVAQARSLKGEFVVLIGPANPDSPAQSIA